From the Alteromonas sp. CI.11.F.A3 genome, the window ATTCACCTGGCGCGCGCATAGCGTTTACCAGTGGAATGGTCTGCTTATACACACTACCCGCTTGCCCATTTGGGTAGGTGGCATTGTTGTAGGAATCTAGCACCTGAATTTCATAGCGTTGCTGAAAGAAAATACCGCTATTATTTCGTTGTTGCCCTTCCATATCAGGCTCTGGTTGCGGTACCTTCCATTCAAGGTGGAGCTGAACATCACAAAAGCTTTGCTTGGTTTTAATATCGCCAGCGCCCGGCTTTACTGTCAGTTCACCGTCTGAAAATTGCCAATTGGCTTCTCCGCCTTTCACCGACTCCCACGCCGACAAATCACCAGTCAACAATGCTATAGCATCGGAAGGAACTTCATTCTTTTTAGCACTTACCACTGCGGGTACTGGTTCCCATACTTCTGTTTTAGCCGCTTGCTTTTCGCGCTCAAGACGCTCTGCACTCTCAGTATTATCAGCAAAAGCCAAAGGCGCCATTAATATTGCTAGTAAAGCAGCTAATGCTATTGAAGAAGCTGCTTTAATAGAAAAGCCGGTATTAGGCTCTGCGTTTTTCTGTAATGTCATGTATTTTCCCTGCACTATTTGTTTGGTTAGCGGTTAACTATTTTTACGTATAGTCTCTATGTAGCCCATGCTTTGTCGCCTTTTTTATAAGGCAATTCGCCATTGTAGTAACCGGGAATGGCGACGTAGCGCAGTACCTTGGTAGAACCAACTTTAGAGGTAAAAAAGGTATACAAGGTAAGCTGCTTAAGTAGCGTAAAATAGTGCGGAATAGGCCCTTCGTTACCCGGTTCCCATTGGCTCGGTTTTGCTGTTGGAATACCGTTACTGATACCTTCAGCCAAATTAGCGGCTTTCGCTTCTGTATCTAGCGTTGAAAACAAGGTTTCACGCTGCGTACTACTTAATAACAGAAAGTCTTTTTGGAATGTTGCATGACTACGTGCATTTATAGTCTTCATGCCCTCTTTGAACGCTTTTTGTAGCTTAGGGGTATAACAATCGGCAACAATCACCGGAATAACTGTACCCACATTAGCCGCTTTTGCGCCTGGCGTGTCAGTTTGCGGAATAATAACTTCCGCCATTTCATTAATGAGTGCCACATCTTCTTTTGAAAACCCCGTTTCCATCAAAGGCACAGGGGCAACAATGTCATAAGCAAATGCTTTACCGCCTACAAGCGCGGTGCCCGTAGCAGTAGCAATGAGTTTCAATAAATCTCTACGTTCCATTACAAGTTCCTCCGCTTTAACTCTTCCACGGCAAAATTTGCAGCACGCGCCGTTAACGCCATATAGGTTAGAGAGGGATTTACGCAGCTTGCAGAAGTCATGCACGCCCCGTCGGTAACAAACACATTCGGTGCATCCCACACTTGGTTATGACCATTTAGAACCGATGTTTTAGCATCACGTCCCATACGTGCAGTACCCATTTCATGGATACCCATACCTGGTGCATAATCTGCGTCCCAACCATTCACATTTTTAAGCCCAGCGGCCTCAAACATATCTATGGCGTCTTGCTGCATGTCTTTACGCATTTTCAGTTCGTTTTCTTTTATCTCAACATCCATAGCAAGGACGGGCAAACCCCATTTGTCTTTTACGTCTTTGTTCAGATAAATACGATTTGAATGGTCAGGCAACATTTCACCAAAGGCAGTCATGCCTATTGTCCATCCACCTGGCTCTGACATCGCTTCTTTTAACCCTGCCCCAACCCCTAATTCGGCGACATCTTGTCTCCAACCTGAGCGGCCAGCGCCACCTTGATAGCCAAACCCTCGTAGGTAGTCTCGTTTGTCATCGCCCCAGTTTCTAAAGCGCGGTACATAGAATCCACTTGGGCGGCGACCATAGGTATATTTGTCGTCGTACCCTTCAACTTGCGCAGAAGCTCCAACGCGGAAGTGGTGATCCATTACGTTATGACCTAGCTCGCCACTGCTGCTGCCTAAACCGCCATCCCATACATCGGTAGCCGAGTTCATTAGTACCCAGGCAGAGTTAAGTGCCGAAGCATTAACGAACACGATTTTGCTTTTAAAAACGTAAGTCTCGTTCGTTTCAGCATCAATAATTTCAACACCAGTCGCGCGCTTTTTGTCTTTATCGTACAAAACCTCTTTCACGATAGAGAACGGACGCAAAGTTAAATTACCGGTTTTCATTGCCGCAGGTAGGGTAGAAGATTGCGTACTAAAATAGCCCCCAAAAGGACAACCCAACCAGCACTTGTTACGGTATTGACAGTTAGTACGCCCATGTTCAGGCTTAGGCTCTGTCATGTTAGCAGTACGGCCTGGAATAATGTGCCGTGCACCGCCATAGGTTTTTTGTACTCGCGCGGCTACGTCTTTTTCAACGCAGTTTAATGCCATAGCAGGCTGATAAATACCATCAGGCAGCACATCTAAGCCGTCGCGGTTCCCGCTAATACCCGCAAATTTTTCTACGTAGTCATACCACGGTGCCACATCTTCATATCGAATAGGCCAGTCAACGGCTACGCCTTCTTTACCATTTGCTTCAAAGTCAGCTTTGTTTAAACGATAGCTTTGACGACCCCATAACAGTGAACGCCCACCTACGTGATAGCCTCTAAACCAATCGAAACGCTTATCTTCTGAGTAAGGGTTTGCAACTTCGTTGGCCCACATACCATGCGTAGACTCGTTAAGCGGGTAATCTCGCTTAAGTACTGGATAATCTACTTTCATTGCCTGTGTAGGTAGGTCGCGGTGTGGGTAGTCCCACGCTTCTTTGTGCGCGTTTTTGTAGTCTTTAACGTGTTCAATGTTTTTACCACGCTCAAGCATTAGTACCTTTAGGCCTTTTTCGGTGAGTTCTTTGGCCGCCCAGCCTCCGCTAATACCAGAACCTATTACGATTGCATCGTATTCGTTCGTTGCCATGTTATGTCCCCTTAAACACGTACTTCATGTATGGTGTTTGGTTGTAAAGTCATACGTCGCAGATAGATATCGCTTCTTTAAGCGACTCAATTCTGCCTGCTTTTGTATCTGGTGTTGGAATAAACTCTTGCGCTAAATACCCATCGAAACCTGTGTCTAAAATAGCCTTAGCAATGGCTGGATAATACAGCTCTTGAGTGCTACCAATTTCGTTTCGCCCTGGCACACCGGCGGTGTGGTAGTGGCCAAAATAAGGATGGAAATCTCGGATGGTACGAATAATATCGCCCTCGTTAATTTGCATATGATAGATGTCGTACAGCAATGAAAAGTGCTTGCTATCAAGGCGTTTGCATAGCTGAACACCCCATTTTGAACTATCGGCCATGTAGTCAGGGTGATCTATTTTGCTATTAAACAGCTCCATAAATATCACCACACCACGCTTCTGGGCATGAGGTAAAATACGCTTTAAACCTGCCACCGCATTGTTCAACCCTTCCTCTTTACTCATCCCACGGGCATTGCCGCTAAAACAAATAAGGTTGGTGTAGCCAGCATCAGCGACAAGGTCGATATGCTTTAAGTATCGGGCTTCTAATTCGTCGTGTAGTTCACTGTGAATGAAGCCATCTTCAAGGCTTATTTCAGCGCCATTACACATAGAAGAATCAATCCCGTGTTGCTTTAATACAGGCCAATCTTCAGGCCCCACTAAATCAATCGCCGAAAAGTTAAGCTCTTTCACTGTATTACACAGCTCTTCTATAGAAAGGTCGCCGTAAGTCCAGCGACTAACAGAATGATTAATATTGCCTTTTAGCGATGACTGCTTCAGGCCACTTCCTGTATTACTTGATTCTCCGCCTGATATTTCGCCCGCTTTTGCGCCGTAAAAGGCAGAAGGTGCCAAAACACCAGCGCCCGTCAGCGCCATTGCTTTTATTAAACTGCGTCTGCTTTCGTTATGCATCAGTGCTGACCTTTTCTGACTTAAACAACACCAAGAAAATAATTAATACAACAGCCGCAAAGCCTGCTGGGAATAGCCAAATATCCTGCCAACTGTGAGATGTTGCCGTGGTGTACTCATCAGTTATTTTCCCCGCTACGGCAAAACCAATCAGCATACCTACACCATATGTGGCTAAAGTTATTAACCCTTGCGCCGCACTTTTAATACGCTCGCCTGCTTTCGCATCGGTATAAATCTGCCCAGACACAAAGAAAAAGTCGTAACAAATACCATGCAAGGCTATGCCCACAATCAGCATAAACAGCCCTTCGTCTGCATCACCAAAAGCGAACAAGGAGTAACGTAATACCCAAGCAGCCATACCAATTAACAAGGTTGCTTTAATGCCAAATTTGTTTAGAAAAACAGGTAATGCAAGCATGAATAACACTTCAGACACTTGGCCTAAGGTCATTTTTCCGGTGGCATTTTCAACCCCAATTTCGGTTAAAAACGGATTGGCGTTTTGGTAGTAAAACGCAAGTGGAATACAAATAAGCACAGAAGATAAAAAGAAGATAAAGAAGTTTTTATCTTTAAGCAGCGCTAGCGCATCTAACCCTAATACATCGCGTAAACCTGTCTTTTGACCCGCCGCTTTAGGTGGTGTGGCAGGTAAGGTAAAGCTGAATATGCCTAAGGCTAACGATGCTATTGCACATAGCATAAAGGTGTTTCTAAGCATGCCATCGGCAATGGCCGAGGTGGAATCCCAAGAAAACACGTAACTAATAAGTAAACCTGCAACAATCCAACCTACTGTGCCCCATACACGAATTTTTCCAAACTCTTTTGAAGGGTTAGCCATTTGGCCAAAAGCCACTGAATTCACTAACGCGAGGGTTGGCATATAGGCAATCATGTAACCCAACACATACGGATAAAAGGTGGTGAAGTCGTTCGCCTGATACATCATATACATGAGTACCGCGCCACATAAATGCAGCACACCCAAAATACGCTCGGCGTTAAAGAACCTATCGGCAATTAACCCCACTATAAAGGGGGCAATAATTGCTCCCCAACTTTGGGTAGAAAATGCCATTCCAATTTGACCACCACTGGCCGACAAAGTGCCGGCTAAGTAAGTCCCAAGGGTGACAAACCAGCCGCCCCAAATAAAGAACTGCAAAAACATCATGGTGCTAAGACGTAGGGTTATCATGGTTGTTATTATCCTGTGTCTGCGGGAAAGCGTTATTCGCTTATACCCAAAATGAGGTTGTTTTTCGTTTCACTTACCTCGCCACCGGCGAAATCATCGAACGCGTAGCGGGTTGGCTGAATAATATGCTCAGCGATGAATGGCGCGCCTTCAGCCGCACCTTGCGCAGAGTCTTTTAAGCAACACTCCCATTCAAGTACTGCCCATCCGCAAAACCCATATTGAGTAAGCTTGCTGAAAATACCTTTAAAATCGACTTGGCCATCACCTAACGAGCGAAAACGCCCAGGGCGATCTTTCCAATCTTGATAACCGCCGTAAACGCCACTTCTGCCATTAGGATTGAACTCGGCATCTTTCACATGGAACATTTTTATACGGCTGTGGTATCTGTCGATAAAATCAAGATAATCGAGCTGCTGCAGCACAAAGTGACTAGGATCGAACAATATATTGGCGCGAGGGTGGTTATCTACCGCAGCTAAAAACATTTCAAAAGTAGCGCCATCATGCAAATCTTCACCTGGGTGAATTTCGTAACATACGTCTACGCCCGCATCATCGAAGGCATCCAAAATAGGAAGCCAGCGTTTGGCTAACTCCGCAAACCCTTGTTCAACCAATCCAGCCGGACGCTGTGGCCACGGGTACACTAAATGCCACATTAAGGCACCTGAGAACGTAGCATGCGCGTTTAGCCCTAACCGTTTGCTGGCAATAGCGGCACACTTAAGTTGGTTAACCGCCCATTCAGTTCGCGCTTTTGGCTGGCCGTGTAAATGTGCTGGCGCGAAATTATCAAATAGCTCATCGTAAGCGGGATGCACTGCCACCAGCTGTCCCTGCAAGTGCGTTGATAACTCGGTAATTTCTACGCCCGCGGCTCTACAAGTAGCGGCGATTTCGTCACAGTATTCTTGGCTTTGTGCTGCTTTTTCTAAATCGAACAAAGCAGGATCGGTGGGCACTTGAATACCTTTATACCCTAATGACGCTGCCCACTTGGCCATATTTTCAAGTGTATTGAAGGGGGCATCTTTACCCATAAATTGGGCTAAAAATACAGCTGGGCCTTTAATTGGCATAGCTTCTTTGGCTGGTTGTTCATTTGCTTGCTGTTCTTTTGCTTGTTGTTCCATTGCCATATGCTCCACTTACTCTGTGCCAACTGGGCTGACGGTTTCCCACTTAGTATCACTGTCGCTACTGGCCAACATGGCATCAATAAACGCCATGCCGCGAAGACCAGATTTAATGCCAGGCACTCCATTTGCTTTGCTGCTTGTTTGGTTTGTATCGCTACGAACCGCTTTGGCAAAATCGTTATATAAATTTGCCATGGCTTCTAGGTAGCCTTCGGGGTGTCCGCCTGGAATACGGCAACGATTAACAGCTTCATCACACAAACCGGGTTGCCCTAGTCCAGCACGGAATACTTGATATGGCTGGCCTATAGGGCGATACACCACAGAGTTCGGCTCCATTTGATGCCACTCCAATCCGCCTTTATCGCCATACACTTTTATCTTTAAGGCGTTTTCTTCACCTGCGCACACTTGGCTGGCAATCAACACACCAGTAGCACCTTTCTTGGTTTTAATCAGCGCTGCGCCATCGTCATCTAACTGCCTGTCATCAATGTGCGTATAAAGCTGACCACACAAGGCGGTAATAGCATCGTCTAAAACAAATTCAGCCAGCCCAAACGCGTGGGTACCAATGTCGCCCATACAGCCGCTACCGCCAGCTAAACTTGGGTCGGTACGCCACTTGGCCTGTTTATTATGGGTTTCTTCATTTGCCGATAACCACCCTTGTGGGTACTCAACAAACACTTTACGAATGTTACCTAGCATGCCGCTTTCAACCATATGGCGCGCTTGCCACACCATGGGATAACCCAAATAGGTGTGCGCTAAGCCGTATAATCTGTCGGTACTATGAAGTAAGTCTTGTAAGTCTTTTACCTCGCCCAAGCCAACACCGGCGGGCTTTTCGCAGAACACGTGAAAACCCGCTTTTATTGCGGCCATTGAAATAGGTACGTGTAAATGATTCGGTGTAACAATAGACACCACCTGCATGCGTTGCTGCTCTGGAAGCGCAGCTTCTTTTTCTAGCAGGTCTTCCCACGAGGCATAAGTACGGCTAGGTTCTACACCTAAACTATCTGCCGTGTTCTCGTTATTGCTGGAGTCGCGACTAAAAGCGCCACATACCAAATCGTACTGACCGTCTAGCCCAAATGCGTTGCGATGAACCGCACCAATAAATGCGCCCTCACCACCACCAATCATACCTAATCTTACTTTTTGCATTTTCGCCATGCTGCGTAGCTCCTGTTGTGGTGCAGTGCTTAACCGGTAAACCTTACCAGTATCACGCTCGCTTATTGCAAACTTGTTGCATTATTGTAACCATATTTAAAATGTAACGGATTACATTTTTGTCTGTCAATGTATTTGGGCGTTTTTTGTTAAACTTAAGTTTAAGAAGATAAGCTAAATAGTCTTAAAACAAACGTATTTTGGTTTAAAACAGCGAATGAACGGGTTAAGACGCCAAAACCATTTACAAAAAATATACACTTAGCACTGGATTTTTTAAGAAAGATACGTATTCTAAATTCCAAATGATATCGGTTACATCAATTCAATTAATTCGCAGATAAGCGAATAAAGATAAGACACGAGTAAATGGCAAATATTAGAGATGTTGCTGATAGCGCTGGTGTATCGGTAGCAACGGTGTCTCGGGCTCTTCAACAACCCGAGCGCGTTTCTCCGAAAACCCGCTCAAAAGTGATGACGGCAGTTGAGCTAGTCGGTTACAAGCCTAACTTAATGGCGGTAAAATTTCGTTCCGGAAAAACCCATAACCTTGTTGTGTTGGTTCCTACTGTCGCGAATGTGTTTTTTGCGCGTGTTATAAGTGGTATGCAAGAAACGGCAGCAGAATTGGGTTACTCAATTTTACTGGCAAACACCTTGGGTAACCCTGATATTGAAAGCCATTACGCAAAAATGGTAAGTACTTCTCAGGCCGATGGATTAATTCAGCTACGAGCATTAAATCCTTTCGACGACAGCATGATCAACGACAATGGGCTGCTGCCTATGGTAAACGCCTGTGAAGTTATTGATGAAGGTAAATACCCTACCGTAGCACTTGATAACCGTGCCGCGGCAAAAGCCATGACTGAACATTTGTTAGGGTTGGGCCATACTCGAATTGCGATGATAAAAGGCCCTCAGTCAAGCCCGCTTACGCAAGACCGTTTGTTGGGGTATAAGGATGCGTTAAACGATGCCAATATTACTTTCGACGACAGCCTGCTATTTCCTGGCGACTTCACGCTACAAGCGGGCTATAACGCAGGCGTAACTATTGCCCAACAAGCGCAAAAGCCGACTGCTATATTTTGTGAAAACGACGAAACAGCAATAGGTGCTATGCAAGCATTTAAACAAGCAGGTTTGCGTATTCCTCAAGATATTTCGGTAGCGGGATTTGACGATATTGCCTTTTCGGCATTTTGCGACCCACCGTTAACCACGATTGCCCAACCAGCCGAAGAATTCGGCCGAACGGCAGTAAGCTTATTGATAGACCTCATTAACGGCAAAATTCGTAAAGCACCAAAAGTTATTATGCCGTTTGAACTCATTGCTAGAGGCAGTACTGGCCCAGCTCACATTGTGTAACAGCGCATAATGGCGCGTTAAGGAGAATGCTATGTTTACCCCTTCCACCTTCACCCGCAGGCAGTTTATTCGCGCTGCAACCATAGGTGCAGGCTGCGCCGCAATACCCAGCGTATTTGCACATTCACATACAGCTAAGTCGTTAAACTCAAATGGTATGGCGAGCAATAGTATTGGATTACAGCTTTATACCCTGCGCGATATTATGAAAGTTAGCGTGCCTGCCACATTAAAATTAGTAGGCGCGGTGGGCTACAACGAACTTGAGTTCGCCGGTTACTTTGGCCATAGCGCCAAAGAAATTAGTACTATTCTAAAAGGCGAAGGATTAACAGCGCCGTCTGCTCACATTCAACTTGATGACTTCGATAATAACTTAGAGCAAGTGCTAGAAGATGCGCAAACCGTAGGTCATAAATACCTTGTGGTACCTTGGCTTAGCGAAGCGCAGCGCGGCGTGGGCATAGCGCCTTACAAAGCGCTTGCTGAAAAACTTAACATAATTGGTGAAGCCTGTAGTAAAGCCAATATTACATTGGCTTATCACAACCACGATTTTGAATTTGAAGTGCGTGATGGTGAAATACCGCTAGATGTACTTATTACTGAAACCGACTCTGATTTAGTATCTATGGAGCTAGATTTGTACTGGGCAGTTAAAGCCGGAAAAGACCCCGTAGATTACTTTAAGCAATACCCTGGTCGTTTTAAACTGTGGCATGTAAAAGATATGGCGACAGACGGTAGTTTTGCCGATGTGGGCACAGGCGTTATCGACTTTGAAACGATTTTTGCGAATGGAAAGCTGGCTGGAATTGAGCATAAATTTGTAGAGCGGGATCAAACCGGCGATCGTATTGCCACTATTGAACAAGGCTATAAAGCGGTAAGTATGCTAAACAATACTTTGTAGCAAGACACTTGTAGCAAAGCGCTTTAGCAAAACCGTATATATCGTTATGATAACGCCACCTTTATGTTGTAGGTGTCGTTATCATGAGTAATGCCGTATGAACGAACTGTTCAGTGCCCTATCCCGCACGTTAAGCCCTTATTACGCCGAAATGAGCATCATGCTCATGGCTACCATTTTAGTGGTGTACGGCGATATTATTAATAGTCATATAAAGCGTATTTTGGCTCCCTATCATTTC encodes:
- a CDS encoding DUF1080 domain-containing protein, with product MTLQKNAEPNTGFSIKAASSIALAALLAILMAPLAFADNTESAERLEREKQAAKTEVWEPVPAVVSAKKNEVPSDAIALLTGDLSAWESVKGGEANWQFSDGELTVKPGAGDIKTKQSFCDVQLHLEWKVPQPEPDMEGQQRNNSGIFFQQRYEIQVLDSYNNATYPNGQAGSVYKQTIPLVNAMRAPGEWQEYDIIFKAPVFDGEALESPGYITVIHNGVVVQNHVEIQGTTEWIGAPKYNAHGCEPLQLQDHGNLVSFRNMWVREL
- a CDS encoding gluconate 2-dehydrogenase subunit 3 family protein, which translates into the protein MERRDLLKLIATATGTALVGGKAFAYDIVAPVPLMETGFSKEDVALINEMAEVIIPQTDTPGAKAANVGTVIPVIVADCYTPKLQKAFKEGMKTINARSHATFQKDFLLLSSTQRETLFSTLDTEAKAANLAEGISNGIPTAKPSQWEPGNEGPIPHYFTLLKQLTLYTFFTSKVGSTKVLRYVAIPGYYNGELPYKKGDKAWAT
- a CDS encoding GMC family oxidoreductase — its product is MATNEYDAIVIGSGISGGWAAKELTEKGLKVLMLERGKNIEHVKDYKNAHKEAWDYPHRDLPTQAMKVDYPVLKRDYPLNESTHGMWANEVANPYSEDKRFDWFRGYHVGGRSLLWGRQSYRLNKADFEANGKEGVAVDWPIRYEDVAPWYDYVEKFAGISGNRDGLDVLPDGIYQPAMALNCVEKDVAARVQKTYGGARHIIPGRTANMTEPKPEHGRTNCQYRNKCWLGCPFGGYFSTQSSTLPAAMKTGNLTLRPFSIVKEVLYDKDKKRATGVEIIDAETNETYVFKSKIVFVNASALNSAWVLMNSATDVWDGGLGSSSGELGHNVMDHHFRVGASAQVEGYDDKYTYGRRPSGFYVPRFRNWGDDKRDYLRGFGYQGGAGRSGWRQDVAELGVGAGLKEAMSEPGGWTIGMTAFGEMLPDHSNRIYLNKDVKDKWGLPVLAMDVEIKENELKMRKDMQQDAIDMFEAAGLKNVNGWDADYAPGMGIHEMGTARMGRDAKTSVLNGHNQVWDAPNVFVTDGACMTSASCVNPSLTYMALTARAANFAVEELKRRNL
- a CDS encoding hydroxypyruvate isomerase family protein, whose protein sequence is MHNESRRSLIKAMALTGAGVLAPSAFYGAKAGEISGGESSNTGSGLKQSSLKGNINHSVSRWTYGDLSIEELCNTVKELNFSAIDLVGPEDWPVLKQHGIDSSMCNGAEISLEDGFIHSELHDELEARYLKHIDLVADAGYTNLICFSGNARGMSKEEGLNNAVAGLKRILPHAQKRGVVIFMELFNSKIDHPDYMADSSKWGVQLCKRLDSKHFSLLYDIYHMQINEGDIIRTIRDFHPYFGHYHTAGVPGRNEIGSTQELYYPAIAKAILDTGFDGYLAQEFIPTPDTKAGRIESLKEAISICDV
- a CDS encoding nucleoside permease → MITLRLSTMMFLQFFIWGGWFVTLGTYLAGTLSASGGQIGMAFSTQSWGAIIAPFIVGLIADRFFNAERILGVLHLCGAVLMYMMYQANDFTTFYPYVLGYMIAYMPTLALVNSVAFGQMANPSKEFGKIRVWGTVGWIVAGLLISYVFSWDSTSAIADGMLRNTFMLCAIASLALGIFSFTLPATPPKAAGQKTGLRDVLGLDALALLKDKNFFIFFLSSVLICIPLAFYYQNANPFLTEIGVENATGKMTLGQVSEVLFMLALPVFLNKFGIKATLLIGMAAWVLRYSLFAFGDADEGLFMLIVGIALHGICYDFFFVSGQIYTDAKAGERIKSAAQGLITLATYGVGMLIGFAVAGKITDEYTTATSHSWQDIWLFPAGFAAVVLIIFLVLFKSEKVSTDA
- a CDS encoding sugar phosphate isomerase/epimerase family protein, coding for MEQQAKEQQANEQPAKEAMPIKGPAVFLAQFMGKDAPFNTLENMAKWAASLGYKGIQVPTDPALFDLEKAAQSQEYCDEIAATCRAAGVEITELSTHLQGQLVAVHPAYDELFDNFAPAHLHGQPKARTEWAVNQLKCAAIASKRLGLNAHATFSGALMWHLVYPWPQRPAGLVEQGFAELAKRWLPILDAFDDAGVDVCYEIHPGEDLHDGATFEMFLAAVDNHPRANILFDPSHFVLQQLDYLDFIDRYHSRIKMFHVKDAEFNPNGRSGVYGGYQDWKDRPGRFRSLGDGQVDFKGIFSKLTQYGFCGWAVLEWECCLKDSAQGAAEGAPFIAEHIIQPTRYAFDDFAGGEVSETKNNLILGISE
- a CDS encoding Gfo/Idh/MocA family oxidoreductase translates to MQKVRLGMIGGGEGAFIGAVHRNAFGLDGQYDLVCGAFSRDSSNNENTADSLGVEPSRTYASWEDLLEKEAALPEQQRMQVVSIVTPNHLHVPISMAAIKAGFHVFCEKPAGVGLGEVKDLQDLLHSTDRLYGLAHTYLGYPMVWQARHMVESGMLGNIRKVFVEYPQGWLSANEETHNKQAKWRTDPSLAGGSGCMGDIGTHAFGLAEFVLDDAITALCGQLYTHIDDRQLDDDGAALIKTKKGATGVLIASQVCAGEENALKIKVYGDKGGLEWHQMEPNSVVYRPIGQPYQVFRAGLGQPGLCDEAVNRCRIPGGHPEGYLEAMANLYNDFAKAVRSDTNQTSSKANGVPGIKSGLRGMAFIDAMLASSDSDTKWETVSPVGTE
- a CDS encoding LacI family DNA-binding transcriptional regulator — protein: MANIRDVADSAGVSVATVSRALQQPERVSPKTRSKVMTAVELVGYKPNLMAVKFRSGKTHNLVVLVPTVANVFFARVISGMQETAAELGYSILLANTLGNPDIESHYAKMVSTSQADGLIQLRALNPFDDSMINDNGLLPMVNACEVIDEGKYPTVALDNRAAAKAMTEHLLGLGHTRIAMIKGPQSSPLTQDRLLGYKDALNDANITFDDSLLFPGDFTLQAGYNAGVTIAQQAQKPTAIFCENDETAIGAMQAFKQAGLRIPQDISVAGFDDIAFSAFCDPPLTTIAQPAEEFGRTAVSLLIDLINGKIRKAPKVIMPFELIARGSTGPAHIV
- a CDS encoding sugar phosphate isomerase/epimerase translates to MFTPSTFTRRQFIRAATIGAGCAAIPSVFAHSHTAKSLNSNGMASNSIGLQLYTLRDIMKVSVPATLKLVGAVGYNELEFAGYFGHSAKEISTILKGEGLTAPSAHIQLDDFDNNLEQVLEDAQTVGHKYLVVPWLSEAQRGVGIAPYKALAEKLNIIGEACSKANITLAYHNHDFEFEVRDGEIPLDVLITETDSDLVSMELDLYWAVKAGKDPVDYFKQYPGRFKLWHVKDMATDGSFADVGTGVIDFETIFANGKLAGIEHKFVERDQTGDRIATIEQGYKAVSMLNNTL